In Fusobacterium periodonticum ATCC 33693, the sequence AATTTCTTTTACTTTTTTATAAATAATCTTTTTACAAACTTTTTTAGGTTTTATAAAGATAATCTATAAATTCATCTAATTTTTTAACTATTGTTTTAAAACTTTTAGTGCTTTTTTATATAGATAACCTCTAAATAAAATATTATTAATAAATACTATACTACCTTAATTTAAAAGTTTGTAAGAAACTAAAAAAATTTCATATACTGCTCCTTAGCTACATCAATAAAAATAAAATCTAATTTTTCAATTTTTTCTATTGTATCTCCAAAAAATTATTCTATTCCTTTTAAATTACCTTTTTCAAAATTAGATTAAGGTATTTTAAATATATTCAACAACTTCATTTTTTTCTAAACTTTTCTTTATATCAATAACTCTCTGATTAGAGCTACCTCTCCATTTCAAATTTAAGTCTTTTAAATTATCTATATATTTTCCATCTATCAAAATATCACATTCTTTTATAAGAGAAAATCTATTTTCATCTTCTAATATTTCTTCCCAAGTGAAACCACTCCATATCCAAATATCCCTATCTGTTAAGTTTTCTTTAAATTTTTTTATAAATTTTAAAAGGGGCTTAATATTTTTAGGATAAGTAGGGTCTCCGCCTAAAAGTGAAAGACCCCTTATTGTTTTTCCATATTTTTTAAAATATTCTATAATTTCATTTTCTTCTTTTTCAGTAAATTCTTTTCCATAGGATTCACTCCAAGTTTCTTCATTAAAGCAATTTTTACAACAATGTGTACAACCACTTACAAATAAACTTACCCTTATACCTTTTCCATTAATCATATCTGCATATTTAATTCCTGAATAATTCATCTCTCTAACTGTGTTTTACTCTATGCATAATTTCCTCTTGCTTACCTTTATTAAATGGTCTAGCATTAGGTTGAGATAGGTAACCACAGACTCTCCTTATTACACTCATTTCATTACTATCATGATTTCCACATTGAGGACAAGTAAATCCTTCCTTAGTAGCAGTAAATTCTCCTTTATAACCACAGATATGACATTTATCTACAGGTTGATTTATTCCCATATAATGGATTCCAACCATCTTAGCATACCTTAAAATTTCAGGTATAGCTTCTAAATTCTTTGTTAAAGAATCAGTTTCAATATAGCTTATATGACCACCTGCTGAATATTTATGTCCTAAGGCTTCAAGTCTTAATTTTTCAAATGGACTTATATTTATTCTTGAAGAAACATGGAAAGAGTTATCATAGTAACCTTTATCAGTTATTCCTTTGATATCTCCAAATTCTTGTTTGTCAACTCTTGCAAATCTATCACATAGTGATTCTGATGGAGTTCCATATAGTGCAAAACCTAAATTATATTTTTGCTTGTATTCAAGAACTTTATCAGCCATATATTTTAATATATTAAAAGTCTTTTCATAAACTTCTTCTGATTCAGAAAAATCTTTACCATACAATAGTTGAGATACTTCACTAAGTCCAATATATCCTATTGAAACTGTTGAATATCCTCCCCAAAT encodes:
- the nrdG gene encoding anaerobic ribonucleoside-triphosphate reductase activating protein, whose product is MNYSGIKYADMINGKGIRVSLFVSGCTHCCKNCFNEETWSESYGKEFTEKEENEIIEYFKKYGKTIRGLSLLGGDPTYPKNIKPLLKFIKKFKENLTDRDIWIWSGFTWEEILEDENRFSLIKECDILIDGKYIDNLKDLNLKWRGSSNQRVIDIKKSLEKNEVVEYI